Proteins found in one Micropterus dolomieu isolate WLL.071019.BEF.003 ecotype Adirondacks linkage group LG10, ASM2129224v1, whole genome shotgun sequence genomic segment:
- the stmn4 gene encoding stathmin-4 isoform X1 has protein sequence MTLAAYKEKVKELPLVSLFCACLNPQTPEKPTYKAEVNKYSKHGHNTTDAVDLGWCAIKDVEVIELNKRASGQAFEVILKPPSFDGVPELNTSMPQRRDPSLEEIQKKLEAAEERRKCQEAELLKHLAEKREHEREVIQKAFEENNNFIKNAKEKLEQKMEANKENREALLAAMLERLQEKDKHAEEVRKNKEMKEEACR, from the exons ATGACTCTGGCAG ccTACAAAGAGAAGGTCAAAGAGCTCCCCCTGGTGTCTCTCTTCTGTGCCTGCCTGAACCCACAGACTCCAGAAAAACCTACATACAAGGCAGAAG TAAATAAATACTCTAAACATGGCCACAACACCACAGATGCGGTGGACCTTGGCTGGTGCGCCATCAAAGACGTGGAGGTAATTGAGCTGAACAAGCGGGCATCAGGCCAGGCCTTCGAGGTCATCCTCAAGCCCCCATCCTTTGACGGCGTGCCAGAGCTCAACACTTCCATGCCGCAGCGCCGTGACCCGTCCCTGGAGGAGATCCAGAAGAAGCTGGAGGCTGCTGAGGAGAGACGGAAG TGCCAGGAGGCTGAGCTGCTGAAGCACCTGGCCGAGAAGAGGGAGCACGAGCGTGAGGTGATCCAGAAGGCCTTCGAGGAGAACAACAACTTCATCAAGAACGCCAAGGAAAAGCTTGAACAGAAGATGGAGGCCAAcaaggagaacagggaggccTTGCTGGCCGCCATGCTGGAGAGGCTGCAGGAGAAG GACAAACACGCGGAAGAAGTGAGGAAGAACAAGGAGATGAAGGAGGAAGCCTGCCGGTAA
- the il17a/f3 gene encoding interleukin 17a/f3, whose translation VQVLRFLLVLGLATLLDATRENQAVSVRFKQGTRLKGKTVRLVLDPSVQTQINSMSSSNIPNMSISPWTYRDTCEANRLPRQISEAHCLTSGCLSPQGGGEDAGLEAKPIYYQVLVLHRVPKQRLNTKGGRKARKTYDFRLGTKMISVGCTCVRPSVLPQQ comes from the exons GTTCAGGTGCTGAGATTTTTGCTGGTGCTGGGCCTGGCCACGCTGTTGGATGCCACCAGGGAAAACCAGGCGGTCTCGGTGAGGTTTAAACAGGGAACCAGACTGAAGGGCAAGACAGTGAGACTGGTCCTGGATCCCTCAGTGCAAACTCAGATCAACAGCATGTCTTCGTCAAACATCCCCAACATGTCTATCTCTCCCTGGACGTACAG AGACACTTGTGAGGCAAATAGGCTGCCTAGGCAGATCTCTGAGGCTCACTGCCTGACCTCTGGTTGTCTGAGTCCGCAGGGTGGAGGAGAAGATGCAGGCCTGGAGGCCAAACCTATCTACTACCAGGTCCTGGTCCTCCACAG AGTCCCAAAGCAAAGGCTCAATACCAAAGGAGGGAGGAAGGCTAGGAAGACGTACGACTTCAGACTGGGGACTAAGATGATCTCAGTGGGCTGTACCTGTGTGAGGCCCAGTGTCTTACCACAGCAGTAA
- the mcm3 gene encoding DNA replication licensing factor MCM3 → MATDVVDDQEMREAQRDYLDFLDDDQDQGVYQSKVRDMISENKARLLVNINDLRRRNEARAAKLMSNAFEELLAFQRALKDLVASVDATYAKQYDEFYIGLEGSFGSRHVTPRTLTSRLLGNMVCVEGIITKCSLVRPKVVRSVHYCPATKKTMERKYTDMTSLDAFPSSAIYPTKDEENNPLETEFGLSIYKDHQTITVQEMPEKAPAGQLPRSVDIILDNDLVDMVKPGDRVQVIGTYRCLPGKKGGFTSGTFRTIMIACHVKQMSKEVSPYFSADDVAKIRNFSRTRSTDVFDQLARSLAPSIHGHEYIKKAILCMLLGGVEKVLENGSRIRGDINILLIGDPSVAKSQLLRYVLHTAPRAIPTTGRGSSGVGLTAAVTTDQETGERRLEAGAMVLADRGVVCIDEFDKMSDMDRTAIHEVMEQGRVTIAKAGIHARLNARCSVLAAANPVYGRYDQYKTPMENIGLQDSLLSRFDLLFIVLDQMDPEQDREISDHVLRMHRYRNPREQEGEAMALGGTVDVLATEDPNAVAEEQEELQIYEKHNNLLHGSKRKKDKIVSKEFMRKYIHIAKAVTPVLTEEAANHIAEEYSRLRSQEQMGADIARTSPVTARALETLIRLSTAHAKARMSKAVELEDSEVAVELVQFAYFKKVLEKEKKRSRKDRDSGSEEEDDEEASTQKSQRTARKRGRRGSQGSEPYSPYDFSEEQDVPEIQAGTPKPTKPSQEEEPMEATTQAGDTELSAERLKEFKSSLFAVFQSAHAQSVKMKTLMDDINKERQNRFSEPEVRSALARMQDNNQVMVADDIIFLI, encoded by the exons GCTGATGAGCAATGCCTTTGAGGAGCTGCTGGCTTTCCAGCGTGCTCTGAAGGACTTGGTGGCCTCAGTGGACGCCACCTACGCCAAGCAGTACGATGAGTTCTACATCGGCCTGGAGGGCAGCTTCGGCTCCAGGCACGTCACCCCCCGAACCCTGACCTCCCGCCTGCTGGGCAACATGGTGTGCGTGGAGGGCATCATCACAAAGT GTTCTCTGGTGCGCCCTAAAGTAGTGCGCAGCGTCCACTACTGCCCGGCCACCAAGAAGACTATGGAAAGAAAGTACACTGACATGACCTCGCTGGACGCCTTCCCTTCCAGTGCTATCTACCCCACCAAG GATGAAGAGAACAACCCTCTGGAGACAGAGTTTGGTCTTTCCATCTACAAGGACCACCAGACCATCACGGTGCAGGAGATGCCAGAGAAGGCCCCTGCTGGCCAGCTGCCTCGCTCTGTGGACATCATCCTGGACAACGACCTGGTGGACATGGTCAAACCAGGAGACCGAGTGCAGGTTATCGGGACGTACCGCTGCCTGCCGGGCAAGAAGGGGGGATTCACCTCTGGCACGTTCAG GACCATCATGATAGCCTGCCACGTCAAGCAGATGAGCAAGGAAGTGTCCCCCTACTTCTCAGCGGACGACGTAGCCAAAATCAGGAACTTCAGCCGGACTCGCTCCACA GATGTGTTTGATCAGCTGGCTCGCTCCCTGGCTCCCAGTATCCACGGTCACGAGTACATAAAGAAGGCTATCCTGTGCATGCTGCTGGGCGGTGTGGAGAAGGTGCTGGAAAATGGATCTCGCATCAGAGGAGACATCAACATCCTGCTAATCG GTGATCCATCAGTCGCCAAGTCCCAGCTGCTGCGTTATGTGCTGCACACAGCACCCAGGGCCATCCCCACCACTGGACGAGGCTCCTCCGGAGTGGGTCTGACTGCTGCAGTCACCACTGACCAGGAGACTG GCGAGCGTCGCCTGGAGGCGGGTGCCATGGTGCTGGCTGACCGCGGTGTGGTGTGCATTGACGAGTTCGACAAAATGTCCGACATGGACCGCACGGCCATCCATGAGGTGATGGAGCAGGGCCGCGTCACCATCGCCAAGGCTGGCATCCACGCCCGCCTCAATGCCCGCTGCTCTGTGCTGGCGGCTGCCAACCCCGTCTACGGCAGG TACGACCAGTATAAAACTCCCATGGAGAACATCGGCCTCCAGGACTCCCTGCTGTCACGTTTTGACCTCCTGTTCATCGTGCTGGATCAGATGGACCCCGAGCAGGACCGCGAGATCTCTGATCACGTGCTGAGGATGCACCGCTACCGCAACCCCCGTGAGCAGGAGGGAGAAG CCATGGCTCTGGGTGGGACAGTAGACGTCCTGGCTACTGAAGACCCAAACGCAGTAGCAGAAGAGcaagaggagctgcagatcTACGAGAAACACAACAACCTGCTGCATGGAAGCAAGAGGAAGAA GGATAAGATTGTGAGTAAGGAGTTCATGAGGAAGTACATCCACATCGCCAAGGCTGTGACACCTGTGCTGACAGAAGAGGCAGCCAATCACATCGCAGAAGAGTACTCGAGGCTGAGGAGCCAGGAGCAGATGGGTGCTGATATCGCCAGG acCTCTCCAGTGACGGCCCGTGCGCTGGAAACTCTGATCCGTCTGTCCACAGCACACGCCAAGGCCCGAATGAGCAAAGCCGTGGAGCTGGAGGACTCAGAGGTGGCTGTGGAGCTCGTCCAGTTTGCCTACTTCAAAAAG GTcctggagaaagagaagaagcgTTCAAGAAAGGACCGGGACTCTGGttcagaggaggaagatgatgaGGAGGCCTCCACTCAGAAGTCACAGAGAActgcaaggaagag GGGGCGGCGTGGTTCTCAGGGCAGTGAGCCCTACAGCCCGTATGACTTCAGTGAAGAGCAGGATGTCCCTGAGA TTCAGGCTGGCACTCCGAAACCAACCAAGCCATCGCAGGAGGAGGAGCCCATGGAGGCCACGACACAGGCTGGAGACACTGAGCTCTCAGCAGAGAG GCTGAAGGAGTTCAAGTCGTCCCTGTTCGCAGTGTTCCAGTCTGCTCACGCTCAGTCAGTGAAGATGAAGACCTTGATGGACGACATCAACAAGGAGCGTCAGAATCGGTTCTCTGAGCCAGAGGTTCGATCAGCTTTGGCTCGCATGCAGGACAACAACCAGGTCATGGTGGCCGATGACATCATCTTCCTCATCTGA
- the stmn4 gene encoding stathmin-4 isoform X2 produces the protein MTLAAYKEKVKELPLVSLFCACLNPQTPEKPTYKAEDAVDLGWCAIKDVEVIELNKRASGQAFEVILKPPSFDGVPELNTSMPQRRDPSLEEIQKKLEAAEERRKCQEAELLKHLAEKREHEREVIQKAFEENNNFIKNAKEKLEQKMEANKENREALLAAMLERLQEKDKHAEEVRKNKEMKEEACR, from the exons ATGACTCTGGCAG ccTACAAAGAGAAGGTCAAAGAGCTCCCCCTGGTGTCTCTCTTCTGTGCCTGCCTGAACCCACAGACTCCAGAAAAACCTACATACAAGGCAGAAG ATGCGGTGGACCTTGGCTGGTGCGCCATCAAAGACGTGGAGGTAATTGAGCTGAACAAGCGGGCATCAGGCCAGGCCTTCGAGGTCATCCTCAAGCCCCCATCCTTTGACGGCGTGCCAGAGCTCAACACTTCCATGCCGCAGCGCCGTGACCCGTCCCTGGAGGAGATCCAGAAGAAGCTGGAGGCTGCTGAGGAGAGACGGAAG TGCCAGGAGGCTGAGCTGCTGAAGCACCTGGCCGAGAAGAGGGAGCACGAGCGTGAGGTGATCCAGAAGGCCTTCGAGGAGAACAACAACTTCATCAAGAACGCCAAGGAAAAGCTTGAACAGAAGATGGAGGCCAAcaaggagaacagggaggccTTGCTGGCCGCCATGCTGGAGAGGCTGCAGGAGAAG GACAAACACGCGGAAGAAGTGAGGAAGAACAAGGAGATGAAGGAGGAAGCCTGCCGGTAA